The following proteins are co-located in the Sulfurospirillum deleyianum DSM 6946 genome:
- a CDS encoding response regulator transcription factor codes for MKNRLLLLEDDTNLSETVCEFLESKGFEVTPVYDGEEAEEKIYEKHFDLFLLDVNVPTQNGFELLKKCRLQGNTTPAIFLTSLNAIEDLEHGYESGCDDYLRKPFALKELLFRIDTLLKREFFHAHTRHIILNDTCTYDPQNHQLFINHSPIQLQNKESKLLKLFLQKKNEIISHETLIAHLWEYNEQGSDEALRTYIKNLRKLIGKEQIVSIKKLGYKFTL; via the coding sequence GTGAAGAATAGACTTTTACTTTTAGAGGATGATACAAACCTTAGCGAAACGGTGTGTGAATTTTTAGAATCCAAAGGCTTTGAAGTCACACCGGTGTATGATGGTGAAGAAGCAGAAGAAAAAATCTATGAAAAACATTTTGACCTCTTTTTACTCGATGTCAATGTCCCCACCCAAAATGGCTTTGAACTCTTAAAAAAATGCCGCCTTCAAGGAAACACAACCCCTGCTATTTTTCTCACCTCACTCAATGCCATTGAAGATTTGGAGCATGGGTATGAGAGCGGTTGTGATGATTATTTGCGTAAACCTTTTGCCCTTAAAGAGCTTCTTTTTCGCATTGACACACTTTTAAAACGGGAATTTTTTCACGCACATACACGCCATATTATTCTCAATGATACTTGTACCTACGACCCGCAAAACCATCAGCTTTTTATCAACCATTCGCCTATTCAACTTCAAAACAAAGAGTCTAAACTGCTCAAACTCTTTTTGCAAAAGAAAAATGAAATTATCAGTCATGAGACCTTAATAGCGCATTTATGGGAATATAACGAACAAGGCAGTGACGAAGCACTTCGCACCTACATTAAAAATCTTCGCAAACTCATAGGGAAAGAACAGATTGTTAGCATTAAAAAATTGGGATATAAATTTACGCTCTAG
- a CDS encoding ABC transporter permease: protein MKKQPPLLVSQNSEGFSVIVRGKWVKESVPLLQSAFTSLTCKPHASYTFDFSSIETFDTHGIMLLLHHIKKLEKEYCIVQTTGASDAFKTLFSICQTHYPHEVPRPKKERMVLSFLENVGRTMMEGYKTLASFFSFTGELSHAIGALFFKPANIRLKATLYHIEQSGAGAIPIILLTSFLIGVVIAYQGASQLEKFGANIFIVEMITISAVRELAPLLTAIVVAGRSASSYTAQIGVMKLTDEIDAMSSMGFSPWNFLVLPRLFALIISLPLLVFFADVVSTFGGMVIASTRLDVSFVEFIDRIKETVALKHLVIGLVKAPIFGCIIATIGCFRGFQITSNTESVGKYTTISVVNAIFWVIAMDALISVFLTELKL, encoded by the coding sequence TTTTACGAGCCTTACATGTAAACCTCACGCTTCTTATACGTTTGACTTTAGTAGTATTGAAACATTTGATACACATGGCATTATGCTGCTACTGCATCACATTAAAAAACTCGAAAAAGAATACTGCATTGTACAGACTACAGGTGCAAGTGACGCATTTAAAACTCTTTTTTCTATCTGCCAAACACACTATCCCCACGAAGTGCCTCGTCCTAAAAAAGAGAGAATGGTGCTCTCTTTTCTTGAAAATGTGGGCAGAACAATGATGGAAGGCTACAAAACCCTTGCCTCTTTTTTCTCTTTCACAGGAGAGCTTTCACACGCCATCGGTGCTCTTTTTTTCAAACCTGCAAATATCCGTCTTAAAGCCACGCTCTATCACATTGAGCAAAGTGGAGCTGGTGCGATTCCTATTATTTTGCTGACCTCATTTTTAATTGGTGTGGTCATTGCCTATCAAGGTGCATCGCAGTTAGAAAAATTTGGTGCTAATATTTTCATTGTTGAGATGATTACCATCTCAGCGGTGCGAGAACTTGCCCCTTTGCTCACCGCCATTGTTGTTGCGGGGCGTAGTGCTTCTTCGTACACAGCACAAATTGGGGTGATGAAACTGACCGATGAGATTGATGCGATGAGCTCTATGGGCTTTTCACCTTGGAATTTTTTGGTGCTTCCTCGCTTATTTGCGCTGATTATTTCACTGCCTCTCTTAGTCTTTTTTGCTGATGTTGTCTCTACGTTTGGAGGCATGGTTATCGCTTCTACTCGATTAGATGTCAGCTTTGTAGAGTTTATCGACCGTATTAAGGAGACTGTTGCGTTAAAGCACCTTGTTATTGGATTGGTTAAAGCGCCTATTTTTGGGTGTATTATTGCAACCATTGGCTGTTTTCGTGGTTTTCAAATCACGAGCAATACTGAGAGTGTGGGAAAATACACCACCATCAGCGTGGTCAATGCCATCTTTTGGGTGATTGCGATGGATGCGCTTATCTCCGTCTTTTTAACGGAGCTAAAATTATGA
- a CDS encoding MlaD family protein: MENRLSYILVGAFVFVLLIGSVVSIVWLGRYSDEGSFKFYQVATKESVSGLNEKAPVKLHGVQIGEVRDININPKNAEEVLVTIRVQEDAPIKESTYAIIEAQGITGLSYIQLQGSINHSKELKTGDTKEEYGIIYSRPSTFSRLDKTITSLSTKAEQIFERAENIMSDKNLKNFEAILENSAKVSESTSKTMANLEAQNKEINQLLKESIEAAKGIQAMSHSFTSAIDNTGIDTMDNVREAAKSVNTVMNGLNQKLEKGSFDMDLLVKENLLPLQQTLEELHLVLNETKDLVRNLKESPSDLLFKAETIEPAPHE; encoded by the coding sequence ATGGAAAATCGTTTAAGTTACATTTTAGTTGGAGCCTTTGTTTTTGTTTTGCTCATTGGCAGTGTTGTCTCAATTGTCTGGTTGGGGCGTTACTCGGATGAGGGAAGTTTTAAATTTTACCAAGTGGCAACCAAAGAGTCTGTCTCAGGGCTGAATGAAAAAGCTCCTGTAAAATTGCATGGTGTGCAAATTGGTGAGGTTAGGGATATTAATATCAACCCTAAAAACGCTGAAGAAGTTTTAGTCACCATTCGTGTGCAAGAAGACGCACCCATTAAAGAGAGTACCTATGCTATTATTGAAGCACAGGGCATTACAGGACTCAGCTACATTCAACTTCAAGGAAGCATCAATCACTCCAAAGAGCTTAAAACGGGAGATACAAAAGAGGAGTATGGCATTATCTACTCTCGCCCTTCTACCTTTTCACGTCTGGATAAGACCATCACCTCATTGAGTACCAAAGCTGAACAAATTTTTGAGCGTGCAGAGAATATTATGAGTGATAAAAACCTCAAAAATTTTGAAGCTATTTTAGAAAACAGCGCTAAAGTTTCTGAATCAACCAGCAAAACCATGGCAAATCTTGAAGCACAAAACAAAGAGATTAACCAACTCCTCAAAGAGTCTATTGAAGCAGCAAAAGGCATTCAAGCTATGTCGCACTCTTTTACCTCCGCGATTGATAATACAGGTATTGATACAATGGATAATGTGCGAGAAGCCGCTAAAAGTGTCAATACCGTTATGAATGGGCTCAATCAAAAATTAGAAAAAGGCTCCTTTGACATGGATCTTTTGGTCAAAGAAAACCTCTTACCCCTTCAACAAACGCTTGAAGAGTTACATCTCGTTCTTAATGAAACCAAAGACTTAGTCCGTAACCTCAAAGAGAGTCCTAGTGATCTTCTCTTTAAAGCAGAAACCATAGAACCCGCACCTCATGAATAG
- a CDS encoding ABC transporter ATP-binding protein → MKNGTLIEAKDVITRFGRHTIHEGVSFKISKGEIFGLLGGSGSGKTTLLREMILLQKISEGSITILGTNVTTTSFKMAERLRRQWGVLFQFGALFTSLTILENVSIAMKEYTNLPDWLIEKSALMKLSMVGLPSKVATMYPSELSGGMKKRAALARALALDPKLLFLDEPTSGLDPQSARAFDELIVTLRDTLGITVVMVTHDKETIANVLDRFIILGDKKVLFEGTMASLKETHNEALKNFLS, encoded by the coding sequence ATGAAAAATGGTACACTCATTGAAGCCAAAGATGTCATTACACGTTTTGGCAGACACACCATTCACGAAGGAGTGAGTTTTAAAATCTCAAAAGGGGAAATTTTTGGGCTTTTAGGGGGTAGTGGCAGTGGTAAAACGACCCTGCTTCGAGAGATGATTTTGCTTCAAAAAATCAGCGAAGGTTCCATCACTATTTTAGGAACCAATGTTACCACCACTTCTTTTAAAATGGCGGAGCGTTTGCGTAGGCAATGGGGTGTATTGTTTCAGTTTGGTGCACTTTTTACCTCTTTAACCATTTTGGAAAATGTGAGCATTGCCATGAAAGAGTACACGAACCTGCCCGATTGGCTGATTGAAAAATCAGCCCTTATGAAACTCTCTATGGTTGGGCTTCCTTCAAAAGTAGCCACTATGTATCCCTCAGAACTCAGTGGCGGAATGAAAAAAAGAGCCGCCCTTGCACGGGCACTCGCCCTTGATCCGAAGCTTCTTTTTTTAGATGAGCCTACCTCAGGGCTGGATCCACAAAGTGCAAGAGCCTTTGATGAGCTGATTGTTACATTAAGAGATACGTTAGGCATTACGGTGGTGATGGTTACTCACGATAAAGAGACCATTGCCAATGTGTTGGATCGTTTTATTATTTTAGGGGATAAAAAAGTGTTATTTGAAGGTACAATGGCATCATTGAAAGAGACCCACAATGAAGCATTGAAAAATTTTTTAAGTTGA
- a CDS encoding diacylglycerol kinase: protein MRNQPKYHFFKNTTYALKGLRDIIAHETSFRLELILVLFLTPVLFFIPLELSYKLLMFIALMGMPIAEAMNSAIERVTDLVTLEYHEMAGRAKDAGSAVVFLSIVVFVVVWFFSLLKAYM, encoded by the coding sequence GTGAGAAATCAACCCAAATATCATTTTTTTAAAAATACAACTTATGCACTTAAAGGGCTTAGAGATATTATTGCTCATGAGACATCGTTTCGTTTGGAGCTCATTTTGGTGCTTTTTTTAACCCCTGTTCTTTTTTTCATCCCTTTGGAGCTTAGTTATAAACTGTTGATGTTTATCGCTTTAATGGGAATGCCCATTGCTGAAGCAATGAACAGTGCGATTGAGCGGGTGACCGATTTGGTAACGCTTGAATACCATGAAATGGCAGGGCGTGCTAAAGATGCAGGCAGTGCGGTGGTTTTTTTAAGCATTGTTGTTTTTGTAGTGGTATGGTTTTTTTCGCTTTTAAAAGCTTACATGTAA
- a CDS encoding YajQ family cyclic di-GMP-binding protein, protein MAKEHSFDISAEIDKQKFKDAYEQAKKVITNRWDFKGVTCEFDHNEKAKTVTLITTTDSKADAMVDALVSEAIKRGISGKALKELKREPAGGAKVKVTVSIVDVISSDDAKKIVKEIKDLKLKVQASIRGDVVRVEGKSIDDLQEAIAAIRGCEFDFPVNFTNLK, encoded by the coding sequence ATGGCAAAAGAGCATAGTTTTGACATTAGTGCGGAGATTGACAAACAAAAGTTTAAAGATGCGTACGAACAAGCTAAAAAAGTCATTACCAATCGTTGGGATTTTAAAGGGGTGACGTGTGAGTTTGATCACAATGAGAAAGCCAAAACTGTTACCTTGATTACCACGACAGATTCAAAAGCCGATGCGATGGTTGATGCGTTGGTCTCTGAGGCGATTAAACGGGGCATTTCAGGTAAAGCGCTCAAAGAGCTCAAACGTGAACCTGCTGGTGGCGCAAAGGTAAAAGTAACGGTGAGTATTGTCGATGTGATTTCCAGTGATGATGCTAAAAAAATCGTCAAAGAGATTAAAGATTTGAAACTGAAAGTTCAAGCTTCTATTCGAGGTGATGTAGTCAGAGTTGAGGGCAAAAGCATTGATGATTTGCAAGAAGCCATTGCAGCGATTCGTGGGTGTGAATTTGACTTCCCTGTAAACTTTACCAATTTAAAATAA
- a CDS encoding sensor histidine kinase, translated as MLALKNWDINLRSSEKKTLWSFLGLYAFLTLLILAFVAFLYYGFERDLMLQNQKESLSNLTNEQIARLKSLHVNFEKEQTYPRDERFNSAIYDSSLREIFSTLHAKKVNLYEDIYLKEGFIYFIKELESYYLGARYIALEVPEPKGWNHKLYRKLLLYGLLLFAILSVIGYFLLHLLLRPMRETIGLLDRFIKDTTHELNTPINAILSNIEMIELETLDSALSKKIKRMSIAAKTISNLYDDLTYLVLSHHLLSHDEPVELKSLIEERLEYFSLLFESKKITLSTTLQEGIFLSIDRKKMAKLLDNILSNAIKYNLPKGTIHISLSEEGIGVSDSGRGIEEGKLTQVFERYSRFDKSVGGFGIGLNIVASIAKEYALHVKIESKPNEGTKVSISW; from the coding sequence TTGTTAGCATTAAAAAATTGGGATATAAATTTACGCTCTAGCGAGAAAAAAACGCTCTGGTCGTTTTTAGGGCTTTATGCCTTTTTAACCTTGCTTATTTTGGCGTTTGTAGCATTTTTATACTATGGATTTGAGCGTGATTTGATGCTACAAAACCAAAAAGAGAGTCTCTCAAACTTAACCAATGAGCAAATTGCACGGCTTAAATCTTTACATGTAAACTTTGAAAAAGAGCAAACTTATCCAAGAGATGAACGTTTTAACTCTGCTATTTACGATAGTTCCCTCAGGGAAATTTTCTCGACTCTGCATGCTAAAAAAGTCAATCTTTATGAGGATATTTATCTCAAAGAGGGATTTATTTATTTTATTAAAGAGCTTGAGTCTTACTATTTAGGTGCACGTTATATTGCTCTTGAAGTTCCTGAACCAAAGGGATGGAACCACAAACTTTACCGTAAGCTTTTACTCTATGGTTTACTTTTATTTGCCATTTTAAGCGTTATTGGTTATTTTTTGCTGCATTTACTGTTACGACCTATGCGAGAAACGATTGGCTTGCTGGATCGCTTTATCAAAGATACCACCCATGAACTCAATACCCCTATCAATGCCATTCTCTCAAACATAGAGATGATCGAACTTGAAACACTTGATAGCGCCTTATCGAAAAAAATAAAACGTATGAGCATTGCGGCAAAAACCATCTCTAACCTGTATGATGATTTAACCTATTTAGTCCTTTCGCACCATCTTCTCTCTCATGATGAACCTGTGGAGCTTAAAAGCCTTATTGAAGAACGGCTGGAATACTTTTCACTCCTGTTTGAATCTAAAAAAATCACCCTTAGCACCACACTTCAAGAGGGGATTTTCCTTAGCATTGACCGAAAAAAAATGGCAAAACTACTGGATAATATTCTCTCCAATGCTATCAAATACAATCTTCCAAAAGGCACCATTCATATCAGTTTAAGCGAAGAGGGTATTGGGGTAAGTGATAGTGGCAGAGGCATAGAAGAGGGTAAACTTACTCAAGTGTTTGAGCGTTACAGTCGTTTTGATAAAAGTGTCGGAGGCTTTGGAATAGGGCTGAACATTGTCGCTTCCATCGCCAAAGAGTATGCGTTACATGTAAAGATTGAATCCAAACCCAATGAGGGAACAAAAGTGAGCATATCATGGTAA
- a CDS encoding ABC-type transport auxiliary lipoprotein family protein produces MKKELLGLCALFLLSGCSFKETTLKPYNYSLEPMVQLKRFTTHTNDVLKIARIDTPSGLNSRAIQYKKGGAILPYKYGTWSETPSLKLQHLITEALQDQNHFESVISGTSMASNNLVLESVLQNFEEVFDENEKSHVYVSLRVRLVELKSGEVLGSVRLSSKQPVTNTNGAAGTVEAFNLATAEVIQELAVWINEVRK; encoded by the coding sequence ATGAAAAAAGAACTTTTAGGACTCTGTGCGCTTTTTCTTTTAAGTGGATGTAGCTTCAAAGAGACAACACTCAAGCCTTATAACTACTCCCTTGAGCCCATGGTTCAACTCAAACGTTTTACCACACACACCAATGATGTCCTTAAAATCGCACGTATTGATACACCCAGTGGACTCAATTCACGTGCCATTCAGTACAAAAAGGGTGGGGCGATTTTGCCGTACAAATACGGAACATGGAGCGAAACACCTAGCCTAAAACTCCAACACCTCATCACCGAAGCACTGCAAGACCAAAACCATTTTGAATCAGTTATCTCAGGCACATCTATGGCATCGAATAACCTTGTTTTGGAGTCTGTCCTTCAAAATTTTGAAGAAGTGTTTGATGAAAATGAAAAATCGCACGTATATGTGAGCCTTCGAGTACGTCTGGTGGAGCTTAAAAGTGGAGAGGTATTAGGAAGTGTTCGTCTCTCTTCTAAACAACCCGTTACAAATACCAATGGCGCAGCAGGAACCGTAGAAGCATTTAATCTCGCCACGGCTGAGGTCATTCAAGAATTGGCCGTATGGATCAATGAGGTACGCAAGTAA
- a CDS encoding DUF1104 domain-containing protein — MKKVLFFILCTLTLMAKTDFSEMSTEELIALLGYVEPQKEERFLKELTRREESMSEEQKALYEAWKRQKSEE; from the coding sequence ATGAAAAAAGTGCTCTTCTTCATACTATGTACACTGACACTGATGGCAAAAACAGACTTTAGTGAAATGAGTACCGAAGAGCTCATCGCCCTTTTGGGATACGTTGAACCACAAAAAGAGGAGCGTTTTTTAAAAGAGCTTACCCGTCGTGAAGAGAGCATGAGTGAAGAGCAAAAAGCACTCTATGAAGCATGGAAAAGGCAAAAAAGTGAAGAATAG